In Fundulus heteroclitus isolate FHET01 chromosome 16, MU-UCD_Fhet_4.1, whole genome shotgun sequence, a single genomic region encodes these proteins:
- the si:ch211-106h11.3 gene encoding CCN family member 1 gives MGIQLLFAALGVATVVVVTADCPVMCECPAVPPTCPPGISSVPDGCGCCKVCAAQLNQDCHEGQPCDHHKGLECNYGNDVGRTHGICRAKADGRSCEYNGRIYQNGENFRAGCKHQCTCIDGAVGCMSLCPSHVPLASPSCPAPKLVKVPGQCCLSIDCHKGTTVVPPAHRRPPPPAYRPYPFVPYPAYPYSKPYQKPYRKLYPYKPKKEKSTLGNELLEVRRKWDKAHGNKDLMAWSKLGDHCLVQTTSWSQCSRTCGMGISSRVTNDNGRCKLVKETRLCNIRPCSSMSIPVKKGRKCSRTHKAPEPHRLSYAGCRSTRLYRPNYCGVCRDGRCCSPRRTRTANVTFACPDGDLFSRSVMFIQSCKCSDECNHLNEAVMPPQLWLYGDVHKFKD, from the exons GTGACGGCTGACTGTCCGGTGATGTGTGAGTGCCCGGCGGTGCCCCCCACCTGCCCCCCTGGAATAAGTTCAGTCCCTGACGGTTGCGGCTGCTGCAAGGTGTGTGCCGCGCAGTTGAACCAAGACTGCCACGAGGGACAACCGTGTGACCACCATAAAGGACTGGAGTGCAACTACGGCAATGATGTGGGTCGCACCCATGGCATCTGCAGGG CAAAGGCAGACGGCCGCTCCTGTGAATACAACGGACGGATTTATCAAAATGGCGAGAACTTCCGTGCCGGCTGCAAACACCAGTGTACCTGCATCGACGGAGCTGTAGGATGCATGTCCCTTTGCCCCAGCCACGTGCCTCTGGCTTCTCCCTCCTGTCCTGCCCCCAAGTTAGTGAAGGTGCCAGGCCAGTGCTGCCTCAGCATCGACTGCCACAAGGGAACCACTGTTGTGCCCCCAGCGCACCGACGACCCCCACCTCCTGCTTACCGACCTTACCCCTTCGTTCCCTACCCGGCCTATCCATACTCCAAGCCTTATCAGAAACCTTACCGGAAGCTGTACCCCTATAAACccaaaaaggagaaaagcaCCTTGGGCAACGAGCTGCTGGAAGTGCGGCGTAAATGGGACAAGGCGCACGGAAATAAGGACCTGATGG CCTGGAGTAAGTTGGGAGATCATTGCTTGGTTCAGACCACCTCCTGGTCCCAGTGTTCCCGGACCTGTGGGATGGGCATCTCCTCTCGGGTTACCAACGACAATGGCCGGTGTAAGCTGGTCAAGGAGACACGCCTGTGCAACATTCGGCCGTGCAGCTCTATGTCTATCCCTGTGAAG AAAGGAAGGAAGTGCTCTCGTACACACAAAGCCCCTGAGCCGCACCGTTTGTCCTACGCCGGCTGCAGGAGCACTCGCCTGTACAGGCCCAACTACTGCGGGGTGTGCAGGGACGGCCGCTGCTGCTCCCCCCGTCGCACGCGCACGGCCAACGTGACCTTTGCCTGCCCCGACGGGGACCTTTTCAGTAGATCCGTGATGTTCATCCAGTCCTGCAAGTGCAGCGACGAGTGCAACCATCTGAACGAGGCTGTGATGCCGCCGCAGCTGTGGCTCTACGGAGACGTTCACAAATTCAAGGACTAG